GCGACCTCGAACGCCTCGCCGATCCCGCTCGCCCCGAACCGGGCCGGATCGCTCCCCGCGCAGTCCATCATCCCGTGCAGCATATCCGGCGGCGTCTCGCGCGCCTCGCGGCTCAGCCGGAACGTGCCCCAATGAATCGCCAGCGACCGCGGCCGGCCCAGCCCGTCCCATACCCGGATCGCATCGGGCGGGCTGATATGGCTGCCGTTGCGCATCTGCCCTTCCTCGAAGCGGAACGCGCCGATCGGGATCGCGGCAAACCGGATGGACCCCAGCGCCGCCGCTTCGGCCGGCCATTTGCCGTCGCCCAGCCCCGTATCGCCCGCGAAGAAGAAATTGCCGCCCGGCATCCGCACGACGAAGCTCGACCAGAGCGCGCGGTTGCGATCGCTGAACCAGCGGCTGCCCCAATGATGGTTGCGCGTTACCGCGACTTCGATGCCCGACCGCACCGCGATCCGCCCGCCCCAGTCGAGCGCCGTTGCCGGCACGCCCGCTTGCCCGATGACGCTGTCATTGCCCAGCGAGGTGACGATCAGCGGCCGGTCGCGGTCCCAGAGGCGCTTCAGCGTCGCGAGATCGAGATGGTCGTAGTGATTGTGGCTGACCAGCACGAGATCGATCCTGGGCAGATCCTCGAAACGGACGCCGGGATCGGTCACGCGGCGCGGCCCCACGCCGAACGGCCCCGCCGTCTCGCTCCAGATCGGATCGGTCAGGATGTTGAGCCCGTTCGCCTGCACCAGCACCGTCGCATGGCC
The sequence above is drawn from the Sphingomonas sp. G-3-2-10 genome and encodes:
- a CDS encoding MBL fold metallo-hydrolase, with protein sequence MHRIHPALRWTGTILLWAIVAVCLTLTVIPHLLDRVYYRGAVTSHFDGEHFSNPDGDDDRLKTTGGRSRIGFMWRQAFGDAERPVWPEKVAVTPSKPAPRVDDGRMVVTWVGHATVLVQANGLNILTDPIWSETAGPFGVGPRRVTDPGVRFEDLPRIDLVLVSHNHYDHLDLATLKRLWDRDRPLIVTSLGNDSVIGQAGVPATALDWGGRIAVRSGIEVAVTRNHHWGSRWFSDRNRALWSSFVVRMPGGNFFFAGDTGLGDGKWPAEAAALGSIRFAAIPIGAFRFEEGQMRNGSHISPPDAIRVWDGLGRPRSLAIHWGTFRLSREARETPPDMLHGMMDCAGSDPARFGASGIGEAFEVAPLSAAPPPPDLAALDACEKGGAFRALR